The Poriferisphaera corsica DNA segment ACGCGGCCTCAACCAGGCCTCTGAAGTGACAGGTCATGGGCGACCCGCCGAACCATATTATAAGACAATTAGGCCCTGTTTTCTTGTTTCCTGTCCAATTGACGTAAGTTTATATTTAATCGTAGGTTGAGAGATAGTCTTGAGCGGTGAGAAAATGTCGACTCAGGCAAAACGCGTAGGTGTGGAAAAAGGTGAAATTTTCGAGGTTTGGGTAAGTGTTCTTGAAGAGCCTGGGATTAGGACTTGTGGACTGCTGAGCGAGTCTGGAGATTGGATAGGATTCTGATAGATTGTGTGAGCAATTGTGAGAAAATGGGTGGGGCGGATTTGGACGTGCAGTGGGTCAAACGAGCAGCTTGGATGTACAGGTTGTTTGAAGAAATGCTGAAAGAACTGCGAGTCCAGAATGAATCATCAAGAAATAGAATGTGATGTGTTGATTGTCGGCGGTGGATTAGGCGGCGTAGCGGCGGCGCTGTCTGCATGTGAAGCTGGCCGGAAGGTTGTGATGACCGAAGAGACCGATTGGGTGGGTGGTCAGATGACAGCCCAAGCGGTTCCGCCGGATGAGAGCCCGAATGTTGAAAGCACGGTATACGGTACACGGCGTTATCATCAGTACCGTCAAGGTGTGAGGCAGTACTACCGGCAGCACTATCCATTGAATAGAAAAGCATACAGCAATCAGCATCTGAATCCGGGGGGTGGTTGGGTGAGTTTCATCTGCCACCTGCCTGTGGTTGGCCATGCGGTGATGCAAAGCATGTTGTTGCCATACCAAGCAATGGGACTGCTCGATATTAAATACATGGTGAGACCTGTCACTGCGGATGTGGATGGTGACACGATTAAATCTGTGACGGTGCATGGTGTGAATGATGAGGCTTATCATTGCACGATCGCCGCGGAAGTCGTGATTGATGCGACGGAAGTGGGGGAGGTATTGCCGATTGCGGGTTGCGAGTATGTGACAGGGCAAGAAGCACAATCAGTCCACGGCGAGCCGAGTGCGCCGGGTGAATCTCGCCCGTTAAATATGCAGGGTGTGACATGGTGCTTCGCGATGGATTACGTTGACGGTAACCATGTCATCGATAAACCTGAGGGTTATGATCAGTGGCGTGATTTCAAACACACATTTAGTCGTGATTGGGATGAAAACGTATTCCAATGGCAAGATTATGTTGAAGGTGATATTGACGGCGATCGTGCTCATATGCGGCTTGAGCGGCCACGTCCTAACGAAAGCTTAGGTGAGCTGTGTTCGTGGTGGGGATATCGTCAGATTCTTGATCCGTCGATCTTTGACGCAGATATTCCTTGGGTGAACCAATCCCAAAACTCAAACCCATATCTGCCTGGCATCACGATGGTGAACTGGTCGCAGAACGATTACTACGGCGGCAACATCTTTGAAGTTGAAGACGCTGATTATCATAAGCAGATGGCCAAGCAGCAGAGTTTGTGCTGGTTTTACTGGATGCAGACTGAGGCACCGCGCGTTGATGGCGGGACAGGATACGCTGGTTTGCGTATGCGAGGTGATGTGCTGGGTACGGACG contains these protein-coding regions:
- a CDS encoding FAD-dependent oxidoreductase; its protein translation is MNHQEIECDVLIVGGGLGGVAAALSACEAGRKVVMTEETDWVGGQMTAQAVPPDESPNVESTVYGTRRYHQYRQGVRQYYRQHYPLNRKAYSNQHLNPGGGWVSFICHLPVVGHAVMQSMLLPYQAMGLLDIKYMVRPVTADVDGDTIKSVTVHGVNDEAYHCTIAAEVVIDATEVGEVLPIAGCEYVTGQEAQSVHGEPSAPGESRPLNMQGVTWCFAMDYVDGNHVIDKPEGYDQWRDFKHTFSRDWDENVFQWQDYVEGDIDGDRAHMRLERPRPNESLGELCSWWGYRQILDPSIFDADIPWVNQSQNSNPYLPGITMVNWSQNDYYGGNIFEVEDADYHKQMAKQQSLCWFYWMQTEAPRVDGGTGYAGLRMRGDVLGTDDGFAKSIYVRESRRIQAMFTLTENHISQHVRKTQGEAERFWDSIGIGQYHLDLHPSTEGDGPCYVPTYPYQIPLGSLVPIRVTNLIPACKNFGTTHLSNGCAREHPIEWNVGEVAGVLADECLKQDVTVQGIYHDRAKVEALQVRLVAEGVKLDWPAIRVPR